CGCGGCCAGCGTTTGCAGCGCGGCCAGCGTGTCGTCTACTTTCAACGCGCCGGGAAGCGCGGCGCAATCTTCACGCGACACCACAACCGCCGCCGCGCCTTTGGCCAGCACGTCCGCCGCAAAATCATGCGCGTCGAAACGCTCGCCGGCCAAGGCGAAAAACACGTCGCCGCTGCGGATATCGCGGCTGTCGGTTACGATACGCTTGACTTCGGCATCACCGTTTTCAGACGGCAGCGGCAGGTTGAGGGCTTGGCGGATAAAATTCAGGGTTAGGGGGTTCATTTTCGTGTTCTGTTTTCTTTTTCGGACAATTAAACGTTTTTTTCTCTACTTTGATATTTTTTCATTGATTGATGAAGTATTTTTGCGTACCATACGAACTGACATGACCGTCGCCTCTGCACAATTTTGTGTACGCGGCGGTTTTTATTTTTGCCATAAGTGCCATTCCTTATAGTTTTCAATCAAGCCGAATCTGTTCAAACTGATATTTCTGCTCGGAACGTTTCCGGGAAACTCCTCCAACAGTCTGTCAAATCTATCTGCCCATAGAGAACCGGGGCATAGCACTTTCAGCATCGATTGCATAATGCAGAAATAAAAAAACGGGCGTTTACTGTCGACACGTTTCCAATAGCCATCCTTTGTAATCGGTGCGGAAGAACGATGAATATTGATGTTCCATAGGCGGTCATGATGTGCCGCAATATTTCGTATATCGTTCAGACTGTCTAACCATTGTGCAAAAATATCCCCGTTTACCGCACCATATTTTTGCGCTATTTGATTTTTATCCTGATATTTCATACCCCCGTAAAGCCAAGACATGGTACCGAAATCCCACAAACAGCCGGCAGCCCAAATCGGCAAGCAACCATACTTTTGCATATTATGAATAACCAACGGATTATTCTTTTTCTCCGCCCGCTTTTCCAATTCGGCAAAACGCTCCAGCCACATTTCATGCTCTGTTTTATCGGTTGATTTATTCTTTTTCTTCGTAAAATTTCCATGCAGGCAATCAGGATTTTTATGCGCCATAGGATCGTATTTACCCAAGGTATGCACAATATCTACCCGCACAGCCATTTCAATACGCTCAAGCGCATCCAAAGCTAAAAAACGCAGTTTTTTATCAAAAAGATATAGCGACAATACGCTCTCAAAATGACTGCTTTCGATAAAATCGTCCAGTAATTTTTGGTTTGTTTCATCCCATTGTCGGAAAACATGAAAATAGCCGCTCAAACGATAATACCCGATACGGCGCAGATATTTTTCCGCACGCTCCCTATCGTCAATTCGCAACCCCCTGCTTTCCAGCAATGCGACTTGGTCGGCAAAATCCCGCCACGGTTTTATCGGTTCATACATATTTTCAGACGGCCTTCCGTTATATTGTTTTTATATTTTTTTCAGAAACTTATTATTCCAACCCGATTCATCTCTCCTGATCAATCAACGGATAAGGATTCACCGCGCCGCCGTGGGTGGTATAAACGCCGTAGTGCAGGTGCGCCGGTGTTTTTTTGGCGTTGCCGGTTTTGCCCACATAGCCGATAACCTCGCCGGCCTTCACCCTGTCGTATAACTTCGCGCCGGCGAATTTTTTCAGGTGGGCGTAATAGTGCCATGCGCCGGGGCCTTGTATGCCGATCACTTTGCCGCCCAGTCTGTTTTTGCCGCGTTTGGTAACGATGCCGTCGGTGGTGCTGCGAACGGGCGTGCCTTTGTCGGCGAAAATATCCACGCCTTCGTGCCGGCGGCCGCCGCTGCGGGCCGCGCCCCATGTGTCGGCGAATTTCTGCCCTTTCACGGGGTTAATCAGGCTTTGTTCTGCGGGGGCGGGCTGCGCCCTGAGTTCGGCCAGCTCTTGGTTCGGCCGCGTGGCTTGGCAGCCCCATAAAAAAACGGAAACGGTGGCAAAGCACACCAGCCGCTTGGCGGGTTTCGATATCACTGATCGGGTTCCTTTCGTTGGTTTCAGACGGCCTCGGGTGGCGGCGCGTATCGGTTTTCCTTTCTGTTTGTTCAAGTGAGTTGTGCGTTTGTTTAATTTTCAAACGGCCTGCGGCCGCAGTTTTTATCTTGCATCTTGTTTGGCTAGCTGCCTAACTTGCCGTAATACTGGTAATCGGAAAGGCGGAATACTGCCAGGGTGCGGCCGTTTTTACGATAGGGGTAAAACAACTCGTATCTGCCGTTATCCGACACAAAGCGGATTTCATCCGATTGGTTTTGAAACACTTTTTGCAGGTATTCCCGCTCGCGCAAGTCGGCGCGGTGCAGGTAGTCGGCTTTGCGCAGGGTTTCCTGTTTGCCCTCGGCGGTGCGGTAGGTTACGGCGTCTTCCTGCCTGCCGTTATCTGCAACCGCGGCAGCCGCTGTTTCGGCAGCTCCTTCTTTCGGGATATTGCTGCCGAAATTCAGATAAACCGGCGTGCCGCCGATGTTGTCGGGCACGATAACGGTTACGCTGTTAAATGCGCTGTCTTGTTTTTCCAGCAATTCCAAATGGCCGGCGGTGTTGCGTATATAGGGCAGCCCGAAGCGGTAGGCGGTAACGGCTTCGGTTTGCTTCGGGTGGTTTTGTATCAGCCGCTGCGCCGACTCAATCAAAAGCTGCTGCTTCTGTTGGGCGGTCAGGTAATTGCCGCCGAAGAGCAGCGCGGCCAGCAGCGGGAAAACCAGCAGGCAGGCGTAGAGCCATTTTTTGCCGCTCTTAACCGACACCTCTTCGCCGCGTTCGGCGATACGGGTCAGGTTCAGCATAATGTTCAGCATCAACGCCCCCGCCATCAACGCCACCACGCCCAAAATGCTCAAGCCGAAGATTTCGGTGATGTGTTCGCGGAATACTTTCAACCCGAACACTTGAATCAGGATAAAGGCAAATACCCAATACACCAGCAGCACTATCGACACCACACCGATGATGTTGCTGGCTTTCACGAGTTTTTTTGTATCCATCATGCTTCCTCGGTTTTTCAGACGGCCTGTTCAAACAACACCCAAAGGCCGACTGAAACAGTGATTGCCACCCGGTTTCATCTTTGCGCCAGCGCTTTTTCCGCTTCTTCGAAATCGGAAAAATGATGCTTCTCGCCCTGCACGTCCTGATAAGTTTCGTGGCCTTTGCCGGCAATCAGAATGATATCGTCTGCCGCGGCGTGTTTAACCGCATATTCAATAGCGGCGCGGCGGTCGGCTTCGATGTGTTCGGGGTTAGGCACGGCGGGAAGGATGTCGTCGATAATGGCCTGCGGCTCTTCCATGCGCGGGTTGTCGCTGGTAACCACCACTTTGTCGGCGCCCGCAACGGCGGCGGCACCCATCAGCGGGCGTTTGCCTTTGTCGCGGTTGCCGCCGCAGCCGAACACGCACCAAAGGCTCGCGCCTTGCGGTTTGATTTCCTGCAAGGTGGCGAGCGCTTTTTCGAGGGCGTCCGGCGTGTGGGCGTAATCGACCACCACCAGCGGTTTGCCGGGGTTCATGATGCAGTCCATGCGGCCGGTGGCGGGGCGGATGCGGGCGAGTGCGTTTAATACCGGTTGCAGCGGGTAGCCTGCGGCGCACAACACGCCCACGCAGGCGGCGAGGTTTTGGGCGTTGAAGCAGCCGAGCAGGCGGGTTTGGCATTTGCCCGCGCCCCACGGGGTGTCAAGCATAACCGTCATGCCGCCGGATGTGGCGCTAAAGCCGGTAATGCGGATGTCGGCATCTTCGGCAAAACCGTAGCGGTAAACGGCCAGGCCGGGGCGTTCGGTTTTCAGACGGCCTGCCAGTTCGGCGCCGTATCCGTCGTCGGCATTAATCACGGCGTGTTGCAGGCCCTGCCAGTAAAACAGGCGCGATTTGATTTCGCCGTAGGCTTCCATGCTGCCGTGGTAGTCGAGGTGGTCGCGGGTGAGGTTGGTGAACACGGCCGTCTGAAAGGGCACGCCGTTAACGCGTGCTTGGTCGAGGCCGTGGCTGGACACTTCCATCGCCACGGCGCGCGCGCCTTGCTGTTTGAAGCGGTGGAGCAGGGTTTGCACGGAAACGGGGTCGGGCGTGGTGTGGGTGGCTTCTACCAACTCGCCCCAAAAGCCGTTGCCGACGGTGCCGATAACGGCACAGCTTTTCGGGCGGCCTTCGAGCAGGTCGGCGGCTTGTGCGAGCCATTGGGTTACCGAGGTTTTGCCGTTGGTGCCGGTAACGCCCCAAACGGCGGGGCCGTTTGCATGATTGTTTGAAACGTTGCCGTACACTTCGGCGGCCAGTATGCCGGCGCGGTGTTTCAAATCTTTGATGCCTTGGTTGGGCACGCTCCATTCGGGCTGCCAGGCAAAACTGCCGTCGTCGTCCCAAAACACGAAGGCGGCGCCGTTGGCAATGGCGGCAGGAATGAAGCTGCGCCCGTCGGTGTATTCGCCCTGGCAGGCGACGAAGATGTCGCCGGGCTGGATTTTCCGGCTGTCCGAATGCAGCAAACGCCCTGCTGCGCTTTCGCACAGCAGGGGCGGCAGGTCGGTTTCAGCAGGGGGAACTCGTTCGCTGAACATAAAAAACTCTTTATCGTTTGGCCGTCTGAATGGTGGGGGTTTCCTTCAGAGGTTTGGTGGGCGACACGCCGAGAATATTCAGGCTGCCGCTCATGATGCCTTTGAACACGGGGCCGGCAACCACGCCGCCGTAGTAACCGTTGGCGGAGGGTTCGTCCACCGAAACGGCCACAATCACGCGCGGTTTCTCGGCAGGCGCAAAGCCGATGAAGGTGGCAACGTGTTTGTCGCTGGCATAACGGCCGTTGACCAGTTTGCGGGCCGTGCCGGTTTTGGCACCGACATCGAAGCCGTCAACCGCGCCCATGGTGCCGGTGCCGCCTTTTTCGGTAACGGAAATCATGATTTCACGTACGGCGCGGGCAGTTTCGGGCTTGATAATCTGCTCGCCTTTGGGCGGGGCTTCCTGTTTTTCGAAGCTTACGGGCAGCAGTTCGCCGTCGCTGGTAATCACGGTATAGGCGCGTGCCAGTTGCAGCAGGCTCATTTGCAGGCCGTAACCGAACGACATGGTGGCCTGTTCGATGGGTTTCCAGTTCTGCCATTTGCGCAGCATGCCCGGTGTTTCGCCGGGAAAGCCGGAGTGCATTCGGCGGCCTATGCCCAGGCTTTGGTAAAACGCGTGCATTTCTTCGGGCTTGAACATGGCCGACAGCTTACTGGTGCCCACGTTAGACGATTTCTGCATGATGCCGCGCACGTCGAGCGAAGGGTAAACATGGGTGTCGCGCACGGTGGCGGGGCCGATTTTGAACGGCAGGGTGTTGAAGCGCGAATTCACGCTGGCTTTGCCTTCGTCCAATGCCTTGGCAATCGGAAACGGCTTCATGGCCGAACCCGGCTCGATCATATCGGTAACGGCCCGGTTGCGGCGCTGCTCGCTGTCGGCTCCGCCGGGATTGTTGGGATCGTAGGCGGGGCTGTTTACCAGCGCCAGAATCTCGCCGGTTTGCGCATCGAGCACAACGGCGCTGCCGGCTTTGGCGCGGTGGTGGGCAATGGCTTTGTTCAGCTCGTCATAAGCCAGCGCCTGAATGCGTTGGTCGAGCGACATCACTATATCGCGGCCGTTTTGCGGATCGCGGTTGCGGGGGGAATCGAGACTGTCGACGATATTGCCTTTGTTGTCGCGCAGCACCACTTTTGCACCGTTTTCGCCGCGCAAATCGTCTTCACGCGCCAGCTCCAGCCCTTCCTGGCCTTTGCCGTCGATATTGGTGAAGCCGATAACGTGTGCAAACAGGTTGCCCATCGGGTAGTGGCGTTTGGTTTCCTGCTGGAACGCCAAGCCTTTGATGCCCAAGGCCGCCACTTTATCGGCGGTTTCTTTATTCAACTGGCGTTTCAGATAGATAAAATCTTTGTCTTTTTTCGCCAAACGCTCTTCGATGGTGGCAACGGGCACGCCGATAAGCGCCGAAAGCCGTTCAAGCTGTTCGGCCGTCGGCTGGATATCCATGCCGGAAGGCACGGCATACAGTGATTCGGTAGGGGCACTCAAGGCCAGCGTGGCGCCGTTGCGGTCGGTAATCGTGCCGCGCGAAGCGGGCAGCGCCACCGTGCGCACGAAGCGCTGGTCGCCCTGGTTTTTCAGAAATTCATGCTGCGTGGTTTGCAGGTAAACCCCCCGCCCCACCAGCGCGGCAAACGCCAAAGCCAAACCGCCGAGCACAAAGGCAATCCGCCCGTTGGTAGAAACGGGTTTCTTGGCTTTGGGCTGCTTGGGCAGCATCTGAGGCTTATATTCGTTTTTAATCAACATAGCAACTTCTCGTTTTTTTTCAGACGGCCTCGATTTGTTTTTAAGAAACCGCCGTTTATTTCATTTCAATCATGCGTGTATCTGATGCGCTCGGGGGTTGCAGCCTTTGCCGCTCCGCCGCTTCTTTAATTAGTGTATGGTTCGACAGCTTGGCCTGTTCGAGCTTCAAACGCGCATAATCCTGCTCAAGCTGGACTTCGTGCTTTTCGGCCTTATCCAGCGAAATATAGTATTGGCGCGACTGGTCTTGCACGGTTACCACCGCCAAGCCCGACAACAATGCCACTACCAATAAAATAACGTTTAATTTATTCATATTTTCAAACGGCCTTCGTTTTCAGACGGCCTGTTGCACCGGCAGGCGCGCCGCCGGTTAACATGCTTCAAAACTGCCGCCGGTGCGCTCGGCAACACGCAATACGGCCGAACGTGCGCGCGGGTTGGCAGCGGTTTCCTCTCCGTCCGGCTTAACGGCCTTGCCCACCGGCTTTAACGGCGGCTGCGGCAAATCGGCTTCTTTCACCGCCGCCCAGCGGGGCAAGGGCGGATGCTGCGAATAACGCTTGATAAACTGTTTTACGATGCGGTCTTCCAGCGAGTGGAAGGCAATCACCGCCAGCCTGCCACCTTCTTTCAGGCGACCCGCCGCCTGCGGCAGCACGGCTTCTATTTCTTCAAGCTCACGGTTGATGAAGATGCGAACGGCCTGAAACGTCCGGGTCGCCGGGTCTTGTCCGCGCTCGCGGCTACGGACGTTTTGCGCCACGAGCTGCGCCAGCTTGCGGGTTGTATCGATGGGCGCCGTTTCGCGCTGCGAAACGACAGCGCGCGCAATCTGGCGACTAAACCGCTCTTCACCATAATTTTTGATTACCTCGTGTATTTCCTGCTCGGCGGCGCTTGCCAGCCATTCGGCCGCCGAAATGCCGCGCGTAGGGTCCATGCGCATATCCAGCGGAGCATCGAAACGGAAGCTGAATCCGCGCGCCGCTTCGTCGATCTGCGGCGACGAAATGCCCAAATCAAACAAGGCGCCGTCTATTTGGCCGATACCCAGCCCGTCTAAGGCCGTCTGAAAAGTAGCGAAGCCGTTATGCACCACGCTCACGCGCTTGTCTTGCGCCGCCAATTCGTTGGCAACGGCAATGGCCTGCGGGTCTTTGTCGAACACCACCAAGCGGCCTTCGCTGCCCAGTTTCGACAGAATCAGGCGGGAATGCCCTCCCCTGCCGAATGTGCCGTCCACATAAACACCGTTTTCCCGCACGGCCAGCGCATCCACCGCCTCGTGCAGCAGCACGGTGATGTGCTGCAAAGTTTCGGCACCGCTCACAGTTGCAAATCCGTTTGGCTCAATTCGGAAGCCAACTCGTCGGGATCGATATCCAAGGCCTGATCCATTTCAGCCTCCCAATGCTCGCGTCCCCACAGCTCCAAGCGGTTGGCACGCCCCACCAGCGTGACTTCCTTATCGAAATCCACGCGGCGGCGCAGGTTGGCGGGCAGCAACACGCGCCCGGCCGTATCCAGCTCCAGTGTGTCGGCATTGTGCAGCAACAGGTTTTGGTAGCGTTGCAGCGTAGGATTGCCTGCCGTTTTCAACGCCAGCAGCTGCCTGGCCACGCCTTCCCATTCGGCTTCGGGATAAATCAGCAGGCGGCTGCGCGAATCCAGCGTTGCCACAACGGCCGGTGTGTAATGGCGCAACAGCAGTTCGCGGAACTTGGCAGGAATCGCCAACCGCCCTTTGCTGTCTATGCTCAACTCGTGAACGCCGCCAAACACTTTATCCCACTCCGTGATTAAAAACGGGCAATGAAGACACTTTGACACACATTACCCCACATGCCCACACTATATGCAATTTCAACATTGCGGTCAAACCCGCTTTTCTGAAAAAATAACCAGTAAGACAAACACTTAAGCATCAAAAAAGCAGACATCTCGCCCGCTTTATGCACCTGACACACATAAAAACACAATATCTAGTATTAATATTATATTACAATTACCATATATAGTAAAAATTATGAAATAGAGTCCGTTTTCTAATAAAGGGTATAATATCTTGGCCCTTTGATAAAATTTACACGTTCTAACATTTATGACTGCGCAATTACCCGCCCCTTCTGCCGCCGCCGCAACATCCTCCGAAGCCTTGCAAAGCCTGATTGCGGCAGACATCCGCGGGCGCGGCGGCTGGATTCCGTTTTCCCGCTTCATGGAGCTGGCGCTCTATGCCCCCCGATACGGCTACTACACCGGCGGCGCACACAAAATCGGGGCGGCGGGCGATTTTGTTACCGCCCCCGCCCTCACCCCCTTGTTCGGCCGCACACTCGCCAACCAACTTGCCCCGCTGCTGCCGCAAACCGACGGCAACATCTATGAATTCGGCGCCGGCACAGGCGAATTGGCCGCCGATTTGCTGCAATCGCTTTCAGACGGCCTCAAGAATTACTACATCATTGAAATATCAAGCGAACTGGCCGAACGCCAGCGTGATCGCATCTGCAAACAAGTGCCGGAAGCGGCCGGGAAAGTTATCCACTTAGCCGAATTGCCCGACACTTTCGACGGCATCGTCATCGGTAACGAAGTGCTCGATGCCATGCCCTGCGAGCTTATCCGACGCGAACACGGGCAGTTTTGGCAAATCGGTGTGGCATTGGAGCATAATGCTTTCGTCCAAGCCCCGCGCCTGCTCGAACAAGCCGGCTTGCTGGCAAGCGCCGCCGCCTGCTTTCCGCCCGACGAGCCGTACACCAGCGAGCTGCACCCCGCCCAACACGCCTTTATCCGCACGCTGGCGGGCAAACTCGTGCGTGGCGGCATGATTTTTATCGACTACGGCTTCGATGCCGCCCAGTATTACCACCCACAGCGGCACGCGGGCACCTTAATCGGGCACTACCGCCACCACACCGTACACGATCCGTTTTTCCACATCGGCCTCACCGATCTGACCGCCCATGTCAACTTCACCGATATTGCCCAAGCCGGCACCGACGGCGGCTTGGATTTAATCGGCTACACCACCCAGGCCAATTTCTTGCTCAACCTCGGCATCACCGGCCTGCTGGCACAAACCGCCAAACCCGGAACACCCGCCTATATCCGCGAAACCGCCGCCCTGCACAAACTGTTGGGCCAACACGAAATGGGCGAACTGTTTAAAGTGATGGCGTTCGGGCGCGGCGTAGAAGTGGATTGGCAGGGCTTTATATCGGGCGACATCTGTCACAAACTTTAGATCTTTCCGCACGGCAAAGGCCGCCTGAAAACATTTCAGACGGCCTTTAAATATTTTTTCCCATAAAAATCAAATGAAAGCGCATAATTTCCGATAAAGCGGTTGCCCGTCCGGAAAAAAACCGTATAATTGCGCTTTCACCAAACGGCGAATTAGCTCAGTCGGTTAGAGCAGAGGAATCATAATCCTTGTGTCCGGGGTTCGAGTCCCTGATTCGCCACCAGAACTTTGGGGGTATAGCTCAGTTGGTAGAGCGCTTGCATGGCATGCAAGAGGTCAGCGGTTCGATCCCGCTTACCTCCACCAGATTTGAAAAGCACTTGGTTAAAACCAAGTGCTTTTTTACTGTGAAGGCCGTCTGAAAAGTTTCAGACGGCCTTCAATCTTGAGACCTTTGCCAAAAGTCGTTTTAGTCCTGAATTTACTTATGTTTCGTCATACTCGGGCTTGACCAGAGTATCCCTTTTTCTTCTAAAACAAACAGATACTCGGGTCAAGCCCGAGTATGACGCAAGTATTTTCAGGTATCTAAAAGAATTTTGCAAAGATCTCAGCCTGCGCAAAATTATCTTTCCGGCAGTTTAACCACCACCGTATCAGCCAGCATATCCTGCAAAGTGCGGCGGTTTTTCGTTTTGTTAAACAACATCACCAAACACACCACCCACAACAGCTGTGATAACGCATTCCCAATCAATTCGGCCGTTTCAGGGCTGCCTTGCACCACGAGCGTAATCAGATAACCCGCAATCATCGAAGCAATGCTCACGATAACGTTAAACAAAATCTCGCGCAGCATCACCGTGCCCCAAAAGCCGGGGTTTTCACCGTTGCTTTTCAACACTCTGATTTTCATGATTCTTTTGCCGAAAGACTGCCCGTCCCGCGCCATCAGCCACATTTGTGCGGCTGCATAAACCAGCAACAGCAGCAAGCTGCCCGCCACCAAAGGGCCGTTCCACGCGATTTGATCCAAAAATTCGGGGTTCTGCTCATCCCAATGCTCCATTAGGGGCAGCACAATGCTGTAAAAAAACGGAACAAAAACCAGCACGGTAAACACCACATTCAAAAGATAGGCCGCGATTCTGCTGCCCGCCGTGGCAATATCCACCTCCACGATTTCTTCGCCGGCGGGTGCGGGGTGGGAATTGAGTGTGTCCATATTTGACGCTCCGTTTCAAGATTTGGAAAATTTTGCCACCTTACCACAAAAAAGCCTTTACTTTTACCCTTTCGGGGGTTAAAACGCTAACTTGATTATCTTTCCTTATTTTGTAAACAATTTTTCGTTTAGGAGCAAACAATGAAAGTAGGATTCGTCGGCTGGCGCGGCATGGTCGGTTCGGTTTTGATGCAGCGCATGCAGGAAGAAAACGACTTCGCCCATATTCCCGAAGCCGTATTCTTCACCACCTCTAACGTAGGCGGCGCCGCTCCCGACTTCGGCCAAGCCGCCAAAACCCTGTTGGATGCCAACGATACCGCCGAGCTGGCGAAAATGGACATCATCGTTACCTGCCAGGGCGGTGATTACACCAAAGCCGTATTCAAACCGCTGCGTGATTCCGGCTGGAACGGCTATTGGATTGATGCGGCTTCTTCGCTGCGCATGAACGACGATGCGGTGATTATTCTCGACCCCGTCAACCGCAACGTTATCGGCCAAGCCCTGCAAAACGGTGTGAAAAACTACATCGGCGGCAACTGCACCGTATCGCTGATGCTGATGGCTTTGGGCGGCCTGTTCCAAAACGACTTGGTGGAATGGGCAACCAGCATGACCTACCAAGCCGCTTCGGGCGCGGGTGCCAAAAATATGCGCGAACTGATCGAAGGCATGGGTGCGATTCACAACGAAGTCAAAGCCGAAATCGCCGACCCCGCCGGCGCGATTTTGGATATCGACCGCAAAGTGTCCGATTTTCTGCGCAGCGATGCTTTCCCCTCCGCCAACTTCGGCGTGCCGCTGGCCGGCAGCCTGATTCCGTGGATTGATGCCGACTTGGGCAACGGCCAATCGAAAGAAGAATGGAAAGGCGGCGTGGAAACCAACAAAATCCTCGGCCGCAGCGCCAACCCCACCGTTATCGACGGCCTGTGCGTGCGCGTGGGCGCGATGCGCTGCCACAGCCAAGCCATCACGCTGAAGCTGAAAAAAGATTTGCCGGTGGCCGAAATCGAAAAACTGCTGGCCGAAGCCAACGATTGGGTGAAAGTTATCCCCAACGAAAAAGAAGCCAGCATCCACGAGCTGACCCCCGCCAAAGTAACCGGCACATTAAGCGTACCCGTGGGCCGCATCCGCAAACTGGGCATGGGCGGCGAATACATCAGCGCATTTACCGTTGGCGACCAGCTTCTTTGGGGGGCCGCCGAGCCGCTGCGCCGTATGCTGCGGATTGTGTTGGGCAATTTGGATTCGTAACCGGTTTGCCAAACATATAATGTAATGACTAAAGGCCGCCTGAAATGTTTCAGACGGCCTTTTTCATATCTGTTTTATTCGGCTAACATTTCCACCTGTTTCACCCGCTCGGCAGTTACCGGATGGGAGCCGAACACCTGTGCCGCACCGCTTTCGCCGTGGCCGTGGCTGCTGTTTAAGCGTTGCAAGAAATCTGCCAGGTGTTTTGGCGGAATATTTTGACGCTTCAATGCGTTAATGGCATAACGGTCGGCTTCCAGCTCGAATGTTTGGGAATACTGCGCTGCCACCAGCATGGCCGGCAGGTTGGAAAGCAAATCGCTTGTATCACCCGTTATCAGCAGCAAAAACACGCCGGTGCCGATTCCGCGCAGAGCCTGCTGCAAACTGTGCCGCTCGCTTAAATGGCCTTGCTCATGGGCCAAAACCGCAAGAATTTCATTATCGTGCTTGGCAAGGGCGATCAGCTCGTCGGTTAAAACTATCGTATTGTTGGGTATGGCCAAAGCATTGGCCCCGAGGCCGTTCCCTTGTCTGAACAATAATTTTGCGGGCTTTTCCGGTTTTAAGGTTTGATAAAGATTCGATATTTCGCGCTTTCTCGCCGCACTCAGGCGGCTTTCTCCGGTTAAACCGACAATGGCTTTTTCGGCCTGGCCGCCGATGTCGTCCAACGTTTGGGCAGGCAAATGCCGGGCGGCATAATAGGCGGCGGCAGGAATGCCCCATTTAAACACCGCCGTAATCACACAAACCACTACAACCAAGCCGATGCCTGCCCATTTCCAGCTCTGTTCGAGCCGGCCGACATGCTTCAGCATGGCCCTGTTTTGCAGCGGCAGCCAGTCGGGCACATGATGGTCGGGAAACTCGATGCGGGCATCATCCGGCAACTCCAACACCGGCAATACCCCGCCCACGCCCGCAAGGTAGGCCGCGCTGTGCAGCGGATAAAAATCTGTTTGGCCGCCGCCGTAAACGATGCGCAACCGCTCTCCGTCCAGCGACAATTCGGCCTGATGGGGCGTATTGCGCTTGCCGTCGTAATAACGTACCGTAACAGATTCTGCCATTACCTGTTCTCCCGCTGCCGTCTCACAGTGAAATATCGATATCGAACACATCGGCGATTTCTTCGCCTATGCTGTGCGGATCATTCTGTGCCTGATTAACCAGGTTTTGCGGATCATCATACAAATCCACCTGCAACGATGCCGACTGATACCGATAAAGCCTGACCGCCGCCCACGGGTGCAGCAGGCCGAGGGTGAACACCATGGCAACATAGTTGGTGAATTTAATCCACGCATATTTTATCGGAGACAAATCGGTGGAAATACGGCTGTTACCCACTTGCACATTCTGCCAGGTGGCGCGGAACAGATAGGCTTGTGTCAGCGGCACAAACAAACCTATCATTAAAATATAAAGTGCCGCAGCAGCCGCTACAAACAAACCGCCCACCACCTCCGGACGCCCGGGGGTTTGCAACATCATACCCAATATCATAACCACAAATCCGGCCAGCAGTATCCATAAATAAGGCTTCAACACCGCGCCGTAAAAATCGGCCCAACCCGATTGCAATTCAAACTTCAAACCGCCGATATGCAGATGGTTGATTTGATAAGATTTAAACCAATACAGCGCCACCGGATAGAGCAAGCCGAAACTCAAAAGCGTAACCAACAGGCATTTGGCAAACAGCCAATAAGTCTGCCCTTGGGAAGCAGAAAAATAAAAGCGGCTGTTGCCGTATTTACTGTTTCTGGCGCGGAAACGCATAGTAGAGCGCACCAGCCACGGCACGGCAACCAATGCCACTCCCCATACCGCCAGCGCATA
The sequence above is a segment of the Neisseria dentiae genome. Coding sequences within it:
- the rsmH gene encoding 16S rRNA (cytosine(1402)-N(4))-methyltransferase RsmH is translated as MSGAETLQHITVLLHEAVDALAVRENGVYVDGTFGRGGHSRLILSKLGSEGRLVVFDKDPQAIAVANELAAQDKRVSVVHNGFATFQTALDGLGIGQIDGALFDLGISSPQIDEAARGFSFRFDAPLDMRMDPTRGISAAEWLASAAEQEIHEVIKNYGEERFSRQIARAVVSQRETAPIDTTRKLAQLVAQNVRSRERGQDPATRTFQAVRIFINRELEEIEAVLPQAAGRLKEGGRLAVIAFHSLEDRIVKQFIKRYSQHPPLPRWAAVKEADLPQPPLKPVGKAVKPDGEETAANPRARSAVLRVAERTGGSFEAC
- the mraZ gene encoding division/cell wall cluster transcriptional repressor MraZ encodes the protein MFGGVHELSIDSKGRLAIPAKFRELLLRHYTPAVVATLDSRSRLLIYPEAEWEGVARQLLALKTAGNPTLQRYQNLLLHNADTLELDTAGRVLLPANLRRRVDFDKEVTLVGRANRLELWGREHWEAEMDQALDIDPDELASELSQTDLQL
- a CDS encoding class I SAM-dependent methyltransferase, with translation MTAQLPAPSAAAATSSEALQSLIAADIRGRGGWIPFSRFMELALYAPRYGYYTGGAHKIGAAGDFVTAPALTPLFGRTLANQLAPLLPQTDGNIYEFGAGTGELAADLLQSLSDGLKNYYIIEISSELAERQRDRICKQVPEAAGKVIHLAELPDTFDGIVIGNEVLDAMPCELIRREHGQFWQIGVALEHNAFVQAPRLLEQAGLLASAAACFPPDEPYTSELHPAQHAFIRTLAGKLVRGGMIFIDYGFDAAQYYHPQRHAGTLIGHYRHHTVHDPFFHIGLTDLTAHVNFTDIAQAGTDGGLDLIGYTTQANFLLNLGITGLLAQTAKPGTPAYIRETAALHKLLGQHEMGELFKVMAFGRGVEVDWQGFISGDICHKL
- a CDS encoding RDD family protein, whose translation is MDTLNSHPAPAGEEIVEVDIATAGSRIAAYLLNVVFTVLVFVPFFYSIVLPLMEHWDEQNPEFLDQIAWNGPLVAGSLLLLLVYAAAQMWLMARDGQSFGKRIMKIRVLKSNGENPGFWGTVMLREILFNVIVSIASMIAGYLITLVVQGSPETAELIGNALSQLLWVVCLVMLFNKTKNRRTLQDMLADTVVVKLPER
- the asd gene encoding aspartate-semialdehyde dehydrogenase gives rise to the protein MKVGFVGWRGMVGSVLMQRMQEENDFAHIPEAVFFTTSNVGGAAPDFGQAAKTLLDANDTAELAKMDIIVTCQGGDYTKAVFKPLRDSGWNGYWIDAASSLRMNDDAVIILDPVNRNVIGQALQNGVKNYIGGNCTVSLMLMALGGLFQNDLVEWATSMTYQAASGAGAKNMRELIEGMGAIHNEVKAEIADPAGAILDIDRKVSDFLRSDAFPSANFGVPLAGSLIPWIDADLGNGQSKEEWKGGVETNKILGRSANPTVIDGLCVRVGAMRCHSQAITLKLKKDLPVAEIEKLLAEANDWVKVIPNEKEASIHELTPAKVTGTLSVPVGRIRKLGMGGEYISAFTVGDQLLWGAAEPLRRMLRIVLGNLDS
- a CDS encoding M48 family metallopeptidase, with product MAESVTVRYYDGKRNTPHQAELSLDGERLRIVYGGGQTDFYPLHSAAYLAGVGGVLPVLELPDDARIEFPDHHVPDWLPLQNRAMLKHVGRLEQSWKWAGIGLVVVVCVITAVFKWGIPAAAYYAARHLPAQTLDDIGGQAEKAIVGLTGESRLSAARKREISNLYQTLKPEKPAKLLFRQGNGLGANALAIPNNTIVLTDELIALAKHDNEILAVLAHEQGHLSERHSLQQALRGIGTGVFLLLITGDTSDLLSNLPAMLVAAQYSQTFELEADRYAINALKRQNIPPKHLADFLQRLNSSHGHGESGAAQVFGSHPVTAERVKQVEMLAE